Proteins encoded within one genomic window of Paraglaciecola psychrophila 170:
- a CDS encoding ABC transporter ATP-binding protein, giving the protein MSLIIQNFQVGYGRNVIIKNLELPAITPGTLVALIGSNGVGKSTLLKSLAGVMKFKGEATFEQQPIAQMSQAKRMQHIGYLPQTLPQPTSLVAYELVYSACRAAAGVPVDNINEAIERVFKRLGIMPLALKKMSEMSGGQRQMVGLAQVLVRQPKLLLLDEPTSALDLHWQLNVLETIKQQTEEHQRIAFVASHDLNLALRFCDQVLVLAKGGLLAMGAPKNVLTPECLDQAFGITARIEACSKGYPIILADSASSSANTD; this is encoded by the coding sequence ATGAGCTTAATTATCCAAAATTTTCAGGTCGGTTATGGCCGCAACGTTATTATTAAAAACCTGGAATTACCCGCGATAACACCGGGCACGTTAGTGGCATTAATTGGTTCAAATGGCGTGGGCAAGTCTACTTTATTAAAATCTTTAGCCGGCGTTATGAAGTTCAAGGGCGAGGCCACCTTTGAGCAACAGCCTATTGCTCAAATGAGCCAAGCTAAACGTATGCAGCATATTGGTTATTTACCACAAACCTTGCCTCAACCCACCTCTTTAGTCGCTTATGAATTAGTTTACAGCGCTTGTCGGGCGGCCGCAGGTGTGCCTGTTGATAATATTAACGAGGCGATTGAGCGTGTTTTTAAGCGCTTGGGGATTATGCCATTGGCACTTAAAAAAATGAGTGAAATGTCAGGTGGTCAACGGCAAATGGTTGGTCTTGCTCAAGTATTGGTGCGCCAACCTAAATTGTTGTTATTAGATGAGCCTACCAGCGCCTTGGACTTACATTGGCAACTCAATGTGCTTGAAACGATTAAGCAACAAACTGAAGAACATCAGCGCATTGCTTTTGTGGCCAGTCATGATTTAAATCTTGCATTACGTTTCTGCGACCAAGTGTTGGTATTGGCTAAAGGTGGGCTGTTAGCTATGGGCGCGCCAAAAAATGTGCTTACGCCTGAATGTTTGGATCAAGCTTTTGGGATCACAGCTCGTATTGAAGCGTGCTCAAAAGGTTACCCCATAATATTGGCGGACAGTGCCAGTTCTTCTGCAAATACAGACTAA
- a CDS encoding transposase: MSRLPRVSPVNVPQHIIQRGNNRQACFASEQDFARYVNWLKEYSKKYFVDIHAWVLMTNHVHLLCTPRMSNSISLMMQSLGRQYVRYFNGCYGRSGTLWEGRYKSCLVQAEDYLLHLYRYIELNPVRANMIEDPADYHWSSYQINGLGKESELCTPHPIYLALHSNAIQRQAAYRSLFSSYIEGQLLEAIRVNSNKGMAIGNEQFKQEIEALTGRRMKDKKIGRPANPQKKKLTEM; this comes from the coding sequence ATGTCTAGATTGCCTCGGGTCAGCCCGGTAAATGTTCCTCAGCATATTATTCAACGCGGTAATAATCGCCAAGCATGCTTCGCCAGCGAGCAAGATTTCGCACGTTATGTAAACTGGTTAAAAGAATATTCCAAAAAATACTTCGTCGATATTCACGCCTGGGTATTGATGACCAATCACGTGCATTTACTGTGCACTCCGCGCATGAGCAATAGTATCAGTTTGATGATGCAATCCTTAGGCAGGCAGTATGTGCGTTATTTTAATGGTTGCTATGGGCGGTCAGGCACATTGTGGGAAGGCCGCTATAAGTCTTGCCTGGTGCAAGCCGAAGATTACCTTTTGCATCTCTATCGATATATAGAGCTTAACCCCGTTAGAGCAAACATGATTGAGGACCCTGCTGACTATCATTGGTCAAGCTATCAGATTAATGGCCTTGGAAAAGAGTCTGAGTTATGTACACCACACCCAATATATCTGGCGCTGCATAGCAATGCGATTCAACGCCAGGCAGCCTATCGCAGCTTATTCTCATCTTACATTGAAGGTCAATTACTTGAAGCTATTCGCGTCAACTCGAATAAGGGAATGGCCATCGGTAATGAGCAATTTAAGCAAGAGATAGAAGCCTTAACAGGCAGAAGAATGAAAGATAAAAAAATAGGCCGCCCAGCCAACCCACAAAAAAAGAAGCTAACTGAAATGTAG
- a CDS encoding HipA N-terminal domain-containing protein: protein MSNISRQGRVFANGKLAGLLTEYKEKTGAQKYTFEYDGDYIIQGGMPIGYHFPLTNEPYLYDVLHPFFTNLVSEGWVRVFQASKARLDKRDDFGLLLANGGDLIGAISVQPENKDMQQ, encoded by the coding sequence ATGAGTAATATAAGCCGACAAGGGCGTGTCTTTGCCAATGGCAAGCTGGCAGGCCTATTAACTGAATACAAAGAAAAAACCGGCGCACAAAAGTATACGTTTGAGTATGACGGTGATTACATCATTCAAGGTGGCATGCCTATAGGCTACCACTTCCCCTTAACGAATGAGCCTTATCTGTATGATGTGCTGCATCCATTTTTCACCAACTTAGTCTCCGAGGGTTGGGTAAGAGTCTTTCAAGCAAGCAAAGCAAGATTAGATAAACGCGATGATTTTGGATTGCTACTGGCCAATGGTGGCGATCTGATTGGCGCAATATCAGTTCAGCCTGAAAACAAGGATATGCAGCAATGA
- a CDS encoding caspase family protein: MRRALIVGVNYYEHGGSLHGCVNDAHEVKAVLERHDGGAVNFDCRLLTGTGPTDRVNRGELKDQIEELFKADADIALLYFAGHGHIEATGGYLLTTDSSRGDEGVSLSEILTFANNSPAKNKIIILDSCHSGIAGTPPDAGQLASLSEGLTVLTASTKDQYATEANGRGVFTTLLVDALNGSAANLTGDITPGSVYAHIDQSLGSWEQRPVFKTNVKQFVSLRKSTPAIAIDDLVRIFEFFPTPGYFFPLDPTFEPEMKGRDAGMPPPDPENTRVFSILQRFNRLNLLIPVDVPHMWNAAMESKSCRLTVLGEHYRRLVEKNRI, encoded by the coding sequence ATGCGCAGAGCGCTAATTGTTGGGGTTAATTACTACGAGCACGGCGGCTCATTGCACGGTTGTGTGAATGATGCCCATGAAGTGAAAGCTGTGCTAGAGCGTCATGATGGTGGAGCTGTAAATTTTGATTGTCGTCTATTGACAGGTACAGGCCCAACTGACCGAGTCAATAGAGGTGAATTAAAAGATCAAATTGAAGAGCTGTTTAAAGCAGATGCGGATATTGCTTTGTTGTATTTTGCTGGGCATGGTCACATTGAAGCCACTGGTGGTTATTTATTAACAACGGATTCCAGTCGAGGAGATGAAGGTGTATCGTTATCTGAGATTCTTACTTTCGCGAATAATTCACCTGCAAAGAATAAGATAATTATTCTCGATAGTTGTCACTCTGGTATTGCGGGTACCCCGCCCGATGCAGGGCAGCTAGCCTCCTTATCTGAGGGGCTGACTGTATTAACGGCATCAACAAAAGACCAGTATGCAACTGAAGCAAATGGGCGGGGAGTTTTTACTACCTTACTCGTAGATGCGCTAAACGGTAGTGCCGCTAATCTTACGGGTGATATTACTCCTGGTAGTGTCTATGCGCACATTGACCAGTCCTTGGGGTCGTGGGAGCAGCGTCCGGTATTTAAAACCAATGTGAAGCAATTTGTTTCTTTAAGAAAATCAACTCCAGCTATAGCGATAGATGACTTAGTGAGAATTTTCGAATTCTTTCCTACTCCCGGATATTTTTTCCCGCTCGATCCGACATTTGAGCCGGAAATGAAGGGGCGCGATGCAGGTATGCCACCACCAGACCCAGAAAATACCCGTGTCTTTTCAATCCTTCAGCGTTTTAATCGCCTGAATTTACTAATTCCTGTAGATGTTCCACACATGTGGAATGCGGCAATGGAAAGTAAGTCCTGCAGACTTACAGTATTGGGAGAACACTACAGAAGATTGGTTGAAAAAAATCGTATATAG
- a CDS encoding type II toxin-antitoxin system HipA family toxin, giving the protein MSQRLGTISLSPKGNESPYSSYFLKTMFGISQLPKNGLRVQGDAQTFNDLAPEYTEGNSVSGAQKKLLMSLNDGMLVPVKKNGQFIVKPAPDNFPHLPENEHCIMQLAKVVGFDIAQNALVPFESGELAYLTKRFDILKDATRLFIEDAASLCLVAPVNKGSDALSYEDTLNTLFTVSGQNRGVTLNGFRQVLFAYIVGNNNLHLKNLSLFRKPNSQSHFMTNFTPVYDVLSVAPYPKYYGDDLSLSLLNSELEAVFSEAYEQYGHYTGYDFIKFGQQIGLSNSATKKLIKQLCSAVEGAYEYIINASQCPDGMKREIKSHIAEKLGRLSRPYPVNLV; this is encoded by the coding sequence ATGAGTCAACGTCTGGGCACGATATCTTTAAGCCCAAAAGGAAATGAGTCGCCCTATAGCAGTTACTTCCTCAAAACCATGTTTGGTATTAGTCAACTTCCTAAGAATGGCCTTCGCGTGCAAGGTGACGCACAAACGTTTAATGATTTAGCGCCTGAATACACAGAGGGCAATTCCGTGTCTGGAGCTCAAAAAAAATTATTAATGTCGCTGAACGATGGGATGCTGGTGCCAGTTAAGAAAAACGGGCAATTCATTGTTAAACCCGCACCAGATAATTTTCCTCATCTACCCGAAAACGAACATTGTATTATGCAACTTGCCAAAGTTGTTGGCTTTGATATTGCGCAAAATGCGCTTGTACCCTTTGAAAGTGGTGAGCTGGCCTATTTAACCAAACGCTTTGACATACTAAAGGACGCAACGCGTCTTTTCATCGAAGATGCGGCCAGTCTATGTTTAGTCGCCCCTGTCAATAAAGGCAGTGATGCATTGTCTTATGAAGATACGCTCAATACGCTGTTCACCGTTAGCGGTCAAAATCGTGGCGTGACATTAAATGGCTTTAGGCAAGTGCTATTCGCCTATATCGTGGGCAACAATAATTTACACCTAAAGAATCTCTCTTTATTTAGAAAGCCAAATTCACAGTCGCATTTCATGACAAATTTTACGCCTGTTTACGATGTGTTATCAGTCGCCCCCTATCCTAAGTACTATGGTGATGACTTGTCGTTAAGTTTACTTAACAGTGAATTGGAAGCGGTGTTTTCTGAGGCATACGAACAGTACGGTCACTATACCGGCTATGACTTTATTAAATTTGGTCAGCAAATAGGACTTTCTAATTCCGCAACTAAAAAGCTAATAAAGCAGCTTTGTAGCGCAGTGGAGGGTGCATATGAATACATAATCAATGCATCGCAATGCCCTGATGGTATGAAACGCGAAATAAAATCACACATAGCAGAGAAGCTTGGTCGGTTGTCACGCCCATACCCTGTGAATTTAGTATAG
- a CDS encoding TIR domain-containing protein: MGTKKTIFVAFAIEDEKQRDFLKGQSLNTNSPFEYIDMSVKNAYDSGWKEKVRTRIKRSDGVIALISKNSLTSSGQKWEIACAREEKKKVLGIWAYTDDRTNVLGVNTKVWTWKAIQDFIDSL; the protein is encoded by the coding sequence ATGGGAACTAAGAAAACAATTTTTGTGGCTTTTGCAATTGAAGATGAAAAACAAAGAGATTTTTTGAAGGGGCAATCGCTAAACACTAATTCTCCTTTTGAATATATCGATATGTCAGTAAAAAATGCATATGACTCTGGCTGGAAAGAAAAGGTCCGTACTCGAATTAAACGTTCTGATGGTGTGATTGCACTTATTAGTAAAAACTCGTTAACGTCTAGTGGTCAAAAATGGGAGATAGCTTGTGCAAGGGAAGAAAAGAAAAAAGTACTAGGAATTTGGGCGTACACCGATGATAGGACGAATGTATTAGGCGTGAATACAAAAGTATGGACTTGGAAAGCAATCCAAGACTTTATCGATAGCCTTTAA
- a CDS encoding class I SAM-dependent DNA methyltransferase, whose amino-acid sequence MDTVELSKLTGSTIGHYQHNATDYRNGTWGHDVSQNRAALVAALGDKTPCRILDFGCGPGRDLLAFKALGIEAVGLDGSEEFCNMAREASGCQVLQQNFISLNLMAATYDGIFANASLFHVPTQELPRVLRELNAALKPKGILLTSNPRGNDEQSLQGERFGAYHSPDTWTALLQQAQFEPIEHYYRPKGLPRHQQPWFVSVWRKK is encoded by the coding sequence ATGGATACAGTAGAACTTAGTAAGCTTACAGGCTCAACGATTGGGCATTATCAACACAATGCTACGGATTATCGAAACGGCACTTGGGGCCACGATGTTAGCCAAAATAGAGCGGCCTTGGTGGCAGCGTTGGGAGATAAGACACCTTGTCGCATCCTCGATTTTGGATGCGGCCCCGGCAGAGATCTGCTTGCGTTTAAAGCACTAGGTATAGAAGCTGTTGGGCTAGATGGCTCCGAAGAATTTTGTAATATGGCACGCGAAGCTTCTGGTTGTCAGGTGTTACAGCAAAATTTCATCAGCTTAAATTTAATGGCAGCTACTTATGATGGCATTTTCGCTAACGCATCTTTATTTCATGTGCCGACCCAAGAACTGCCAAGAGTACTACGCGAGCTTAACGCTGCTTTAAAACCCAAGGGCATTTTGTTGACTTCTAATCCTCGCGGTAATGATGAGCAGAGCCTGCAAGGTGAGCGTTTTGGCGCCTATCACAGCCCCGACACATGGACCGCATTGTTACAACAAGCCCAGTTTGAGCCGATAGAACATTATTATCGACCTAAAGGGTTACCTCGGCATCAGCAGCCTTGGTTCGTTTCTGTTTGGCGTAAAAAATAA
- a CDS encoding cytochrome-c peroxidase, which produces MSKIGALIVCLLAIILIAVVSKIPLSIVDTYRGPQEHWPKPTIDEGVDFSPLGALPKEAHFPDHNPYTKAKETLGRQLFFDRRMSQSEQVSCASCHDPELGWADGKRKAIGHNRLLHNLNTPSIINSAWLNSVYRNGRAESLEAQIIETWQNPVEMAAHLPTAVARITSIKGYPPMFQEAFGTKEVSVVHISKAIATFMRQVTLTNTTFDKFMRGERAAFKDDEIKGLHLFRTKARCANCHNGDLLSDGKFHHLGSSFHNVGEFQGRYRVTKQAENVGAFRTPGLRGFAETSPYLHNGLIKDLDTLLHVYNSGWWQNSELVNKGNNIPTATLSEHIRTLGLSEQERLQLKAFLGTLKGEAFWIEQPPELK; this is translated from the coding sequence ATGAGTAAAATTGGCGCTCTGATTGTTTGTTTATTGGCTATTATATTAATCGCTGTTGTGAGTAAAATACCGCTATCAATTGTCGATACTTACCGAGGCCCGCAAGAACATTGGCCAAAGCCAACCATTGATGAAGGTGTCGATTTTAGCCCTCTAGGGGCGCTTCCCAAAGAAGCGCATTTCCCTGATCACAATCCATACACAAAAGCCAAAGAAACATTGGGACGCCAGTTGTTTTTTGACCGACGCATGTCGCAATCAGAGCAAGTGTCTTGTGCTAGTTGCCATGATCCAGAGCTCGGCTGGGCTGATGGTAAGCGCAAAGCAATTGGACACAACCGTTTGCTCCACAACCTGAACACACCCTCCATTATTAATAGCGCTTGGCTCAACAGTGTGTATCGAAACGGTCGCGCAGAGTCACTAGAAGCACAAATTATCGAAACTTGGCAAAATCCAGTAGAGATGGCAGCACATTTGCCTACAGCGGTTGCACGTATTACATCCATTAAAGGGTATCCTCCTATGTTTCAGGAAGCTTTTGGTACTAAAGAGGTTTCAGTAGTACATATTAGTAAAGCGATCGCGACTTTTATGCGCCAAGTGACCTTAACAAACACTACGTTTGATAAGTTTATGCGCGGTGAAAGAGCAGCGTTTAAAGACGATGAAATTAAGGGGTTACATTTATTTCGGACCAAAGCGCGCTGTGCAAATTGCCATAATGGTGATCTATTGTCTGACGGTAAATTTCATCACTTAGGTTCTTCTTTTCATAATGTGGGCGAGTTTCAAGGACGTTATCGAGTGACCAAACAGGCTGAAAACGTCGGTGCTTTTAGAACACCTGGGTTGCGCGGTTTTGCTGAAACTTCACCTTATTTACATAATGGCTTAATTAAAGACCTAGACACTTTGCTGCATGTGTACAACAGTGGCTGGTGGCAAAATAGTGAACTAGTTAACAAAGGTAACAATATTCCTACGGCAACGTTGTCTGAGCATATTAGAACCTTAGGTTTAAGCGAGCAGGAGCGGTTACAGCTAAAAGCGTTTTTAGGTACCCTTAAAGGAGAAGCATTTTGGATAGAGCAACCACCTGAGTTAAAGTAA
- a CDS encoding endonuclease VIII, producing the protein MPEGPEIRIAADKIAKIIEGKVIEDIEVGLPRLLEPSQKLKGIKV; encoded by the coding sequence ATGCCAGAAGGTCCTGAAATACGCATTGCCGCTGATAAAATAGCAAAGATCATTGAAGGCAAAGTAATCGAAGATATTGAAGTAGGTTTGCCTCGCCTTCTTGAACCTTCACAAAAACTTAAAGGAATTAAAGTTTGA
- a CDS encoding transposase, translating into MNKYFFAYVGWLKEFSVKCKVDIHAWVLMTNHVHLLCTPHEAGGVSRMMQALGRHYVRYFNHSYKRTGTLWEGRFKSCLVEGEAYLIHLYRYIELNQLGP; encoded by the coding sequence GTGAACAAGTATTTTTTTGCTTATGTGGGTTGGTTAAAAGAGTTTTCTGTTAAGTGCAAAGTTGATATTCACGCTTGGGTATTGATGACTAATCACGTCCATTTATTGTGTACGCCGCACGAAGCAGGTGGTGTTAGTCGAATGATGCAAGCTTTGGGTAGGCATTATGTCAGATACTTTAATCACAGCTATAAAAGAACGGGAACACTGTGGGAAGGGCGCTTTAAATCTTGCCTCGTGGAAGGTGAAGCCTACTTAATTCATCTTTATCGTTACATTGAGCTAAACCAACTAGGGCCTTGA
- a CDS encoding DUF2218 domain-containing protein, with protein MNMNDNENENGKVNLTVSEYTYSRSGVVNTEKGAKYVQRLCKHFAHKVQAQWEETQGKVQFEMGTADMFASTDLLTLTCKANNAIDLGDIVDTIDRHFERFAKADELVLEWQQI; from the coding sequence ATGAATATGAATGACAATGAAAATGAAAATGGCAAAGTTAACCTTACTGTATCTGAATACACATATAGCCGGTCGGGTGTTGTCAACACTGAAAAAGGCGCCAAATATGTGCAGCGATTATGCAAACACTTTGCCCATAAAGTGCAAGCCCAATGGGAAGAGACACAAGGCAAAGTACAATTTGAAATGGGCACAGCTGATATGTTTGCCTCGACTGATTTATTAACACTGACTTGCAAAGCTAACAATGCAATCGATCTAGGCGATATTGTAGATACCATTGACCGACATTTTGAGCGTTTCGCTAAAGCCGACGAACTGGTATTGGAATGGCAGCAAATCTAG
- a CDS encoding glutathione S-transferase family protein has product MLKLHGFSSSNYYNVPKLALLEKGLPFEEVVSYTGVGPKYRPEYLQKSPLGKVPCVETPEGFISESRAIFEYIERAHPEPSLLPDTPFGVAKVQEFSQFIELYFELVARRLIPNLLSGRQADPAVLKEVESGLTKAAAALPTLSSFETFAYGDQFTLADIAAILNLPVVRDVGNRFFNKDPLAAVPGLSDYCARMEERPHVKTIRADAAADRPGFMAHLKELYGI; this is encoded by the coding sequence ATGCTAAAACTCCACGGATTCTCTTCCAGTAATTACTACAACGTACCCAAGCTCGCCCTGCTTGAAAAAGGCCTACCGTTTGAAGAGGTCGTGTCCTATACCGGCGTCGGTCCGAAATACAGGCCTGAGTATCTGCAAAAGAGCCCCTTGGGCAAAGTGCCTTGCGTTGAGACACCGGAAGGCTTTATCAGCGAGTCCCGGGCGATCTTTGAATACATCGAGCGAGCGCATCCAGAACCTTCTCTATTACCCGACACGCCGTTTGGTGTTGCCAAAGTACAGGAGTTCTCGCAGTTCATAGAGCTGTATTTTGAGCTGGTGGCACGCCGATTGATTCCGAACTTGCTAAGCGGCAGACAAGCTGATCCGGCGGTGCTTAAGGAAGTAGAATCAGGTCTTACTAAAGCAGCCGCTGCGCTGCCGACATTATCCAGCTTTGAAACCTTTGCTTATGGCGATCAGTTTACGCTGGCCGATATAGCCGCGATCCTGAACTTACCCGTCGTCCGCGACGTGGGTAACCGGTTCTTTAACAAAGATCCCTTGGCTGCAGTGCCCGGCCTGAGCGACTACTGCGCACGCATGGAAGAGCGACCCCACGTCAAAACCATCCGCGCCGATGCCGCAGCTGACAGGCCGGGTTTTATGGCACATTTGAAGGAACTCTACGGGATTTAA
- a CDS encoding transposase, with protein MARRLRVSSAGVSEHLIQRGNNRQATFACEEDMQAYVGWLKTYSKKYKVSVHAWVLMTNHVHILCTPSSNDGISQMMQSLGRMYVMYFNRSYKRTGTLWEGRFKSCLVQEETYLMQVYRYIEMNPVRASMVDEPADYFWSSYQCNALGKKSDLLTPHSIYTRLGRNEQERQLAYRGLFAHQIEGKLLEDIRQATNK; from the coding sequence ATGGCGAGAAGACTACGAGTTTCTAGTGCAGGAGTGTCAGAGCACTTAATACAGAGAGGGAACAATCGTCAGGCGACATTTGCTTGTGAAGAGGATATGCAGGCTTATGTTGGTTGGCTCAAAACGTATTCTAAGAAATATAAAGTCAGTGTTCATGCATGGGTGCTGATGACCAATCATGTCCACATTTTATGTACGCCAAGTAGTAATGATGGTATTTCGCAGATGATGCAATCACTTGGGCGAATGTATGTGATGTATTTTAATCGAAGTTATAAACGAACAGGTACGTTATGGGAAGGGCGCTTTAAATCCTGTTTGGTGCAAGAAGAAACCTACCTAATGCAAGTTTATCGCTATATAGAGATGAACCCTGTAAGAGCCTCCATGGTTGATGAGCCAGCCGATTATTTTTGGTCAAGTTACCAATGTAATGCGCTTGGAAAGAAGAGTGACTTGTTAACACCTCATTCTATTTATACCCGTCTTGGTAGAAATGAACAGGAGCGCCAGTTAGCGTATCGAGGGTTGTTTGCACATCAAATCGAAGGTAAGTTGTTAGAAGATATCCGCCAAGCCACCAATAAGTAA
- a CDS encoding PEP-CTERM sorting domain-containing protein: MNSQYLRTMTLSIIIMLGGIASSANAQEAPDTSCELGCVTLLGSNEKVSITEVQRDWGVEYEVNVLDEALTITAFGVTNIENDYQTYNKVETWSDRYLSENEWNEGFGFTYLGNQVSTNDLGVFEDLFGLTENYVAFFFKKELADSGVVNFNNPGNNFYLFSAEVASELAAFNGTNVVSQSVTNDVPEPSTLAVFALGLMGLVSRHFKK, translated from the coding sequence ATGAACAGTCAATATTTAAGAACAATGACACTAAGCATCATCATTATGCTGGGTGGTATAGCCAGCAGCGCTAATGCACAGGAAGCACCAGATACCAGTTGTGAGTTAGGCTGTGTGACATTATTAGGCAGTAATGAAAAAGTGAGTATCACTGAAGTACAAAGAGATTGGGGAGTAGAATACGAGGTAAACGTACTAGACGAAGCGCTAACCATCACCGCTTTTGGCGTAACTAACATTGAGAATGATTATCAAACTTATAATAAAGTTGAAACTTGGAGCGATCGATATTTGTCTGAAAATGAGTGGAACGAAGGTTTTGGATTTACATACCTAGGTAACCAAGTGTCGACTAATGACCTCGGGGTATTTGAAGACCTATTCGGGCTAACGGAAAACTATGTAGCTTTCTTCTTTAAGAAGGAATTAGCCGACAGTGGCGTGGTGAACTTTAATAATCCAGGCAATAATTTTTACTTGTTCTCAGCGGAGGTGGCATCAGAGCTTGCTGCATTCAATGGAACTAATGTAGTGTCACAAAGTGTCACAAATGATGTTCCAGAACCATCAACACTGGCTGTTTTTGCATTAGGACTAATGGGTTTAGTATCACGTCATTTTAAGAAATAA
- a CDS encoding transposase — translation MMYVNQKDDWEHTSELYKRATSQPIGFASHICRNQPLACTLVLFKGKNKGRHSLTRHNIPRQSKCSKVDARDATDPWLIATSLPRSKSLGKKIVAIYRLRMQIEEEFRDIKSSLFGLGFEHHKSQSVQRIAILILIATLASILANIIGLAILMAGLHRRYQANTVKTRRVLSFHYLGLRGFVDKRFTLLCEQYEAAVLNLRTIIADNFNG, via the coding sequence ATGATGTATGTTAATCAGAAAGATGATTGGGAGCATACTTCTGAGTTGTATAAGCGAGCTACCAGTCAACCCATAGGGTTCGCTAGCCATATTTGTCGCAACCAACCTTTAGCATGTACCTTGGTGCTATTTAAAGGCAAAAACAAAGGACGGCATAGCTTAACGCGACATAACATTCCTAGGCAATCTAAGTGTTCAAAGGTCGATGCAAGAGACGCTACAGACCCCTGGTTAATTGCAACGTCACTTCCTCGAAGCAAGTCTTTAGGTAAAAAGATAGTGGCTATTTATCGACTGCGTATGCAAATTGAAGAAGAGTTTAGGGATATCAAAAGTAGTTTATTCGGACTGGGTTTTGAACATCATAAAAGCCAAAGCGTACAACGTATTGCAATACTTATCCTCATCGCCACACTCGCCAGTATTCTGGCTAACATTATAGGTTTAGCTATATTAATGGCTGGTTTACACCGTCGTTATCAAGCGAATACAGTTAAAACAAGGCGAGTATTATCGTTTCATTATTTGGGCTTACGAGGCTTCGTAGATAAGCGTTTCACGCTGCTCTGTGAGCAATATGAAGCAGCAGTATTAAATCTCAGAACTATTATTGCAGACAACTTTAATGGTTGA
- a CDS encoding endonuclease VIII, which produces MVHIYSHNQLYGVWKTAKRGHFPKTNRSLRLALHTKQKSALLYSASDIAVYDQSELVQHPFLSKIGPDILNSELRWKVVAERLQHSRFCNRGLSALYLDQHFIAGIGNYLRTEILFAAGVHPDFKPKQLDSKKIESLARQTLIIGKRAYDTKGHTLLPTLSDKLAKTKGSYESVRFMAFNREGLPCRHCVQPIVKAKRNGRRIYWCESCQPTVSLGIKV; this is translated from the coding sequence ATGGTTCACATTTATTCCCACAATCAGCTTTACGGTGTTTGGAAAACAGCTAAGCGTGGTCATTTCCCCAAAACTAATCGCTCCCTGCGTTTGGCTTTGCATACAAAACAAAAAAGTGCCTTGCTATACAGCGCCTCCGATATCGCAGTATATGATCAAAGTGAACTGGTGCAACATCCATTTTTGAGCAAAATTGGGCCTGATATTTTGAACAGTGAACTACGCTGGAAAGTCGTTGCCGAGCGCTTGCAGCATAGCCGTTTCTGCAATAGAGGTTTAAGTGCACTGTATTTAGATCAGCACTTTATCGCCGGAATTGGCAATTACTTGCGTACTGAAATCTTATTTGCTGCTGGCGTGCATCCTGACTTTAAACCCAAACAACTTGACTCAAAAAAAATTGAGAGCCTTGCTAGGCAAACGTTAATTATTGGTAAACGTGCCTACGATACAAAAGGGCACACCTTACTACCAACTTTGAGCGACAAACTGGCTAAAACAAAAGGCAGCTATGAAAGCGTCCGTTTTATGGCTTTTAACCGCGAAGGTTTGCCCTGTCGTCATTGCGTGCAGCCTATTGTAAAAGCGAAGCGCAATGGTAGACGAATATATTGGTGTGAGAGTTGTCAGCCCACAGTGTCACTTGGTATTAAAGTTTGA
- a CDS encoding HNH endonuclease gives MTYLYPFKTTDEKTKLAVWAKGKIVPDKDGKHWDSAEWRYDICGKSIKYSEHGNTNSDVGWELDHIKPTVKGGPNTFENLQPLQWENNRTKSDNYPWSCP, from the coding sequence ATGACCTACCTTTACCCCTTTAAAACTACCGATGAAAAAACAAAATTAGCAGTATGGGCAAAAGGAAAAATAGTTCCTGATAAGGATGGGAAGCATTGGGACTCAGCTGAATGGAGATATGACATTTGTGGTAAATCCATAAAATACTCTGAGCATGGAAATACAAATTCAGATGTGGGGTGGGAACTAGACCATATAAAGCCAACTGTTAAAGGTGGTCCAAACACATTTGAAAACCTCCAGCCTCTCCAGTGGGAAAACAACAGAACAAAAAGTGATAATTATCCATGGTCGTGTCCTTAA